A window from Halomicrobium urmianum encodes these proteins:
- a CDS encoding DUF7282 domain-containing protein codes for MSPNGGGQRERRVSTSVKRFAVVFVAAAMVLSAGAPFAAAQTQTGGSDAQMEGGADEEWTSAPELLELNGSGGDALNSGDGDASNGANASNDTRTAVESAVDETVVRLQRQGVSVNQSQRDAAVDGAVAAAEQHQNATVEQLQNASAGAVAGTLFQSQNVSAEQVQYATAGAAHGALSQRQSVAATQLQHAAYGAAHGAVAQRQNATVRQVQVVAQGAAAGAAHEAGKNESTQPGAVREAAQGGAFGALVGQNATIEQRQNVTIEQRQTAAVGAAEGALSQHQNASVKQIQIAAIGAAQGALTIEQRQEVTVEQTQAAARGASSGALRQVQRVTVTQIQQAATGAAKGAISQSQTASVTQIQAAATGGASGVVRQVQSVTVVQIQEAAAGAASGAARSAAQNQVVNVQQIQAAAAGAGQGTIVQVQQINVVQIQIIAASAADGALSQHQTASVTQIQSAAQGASQGAVSVTQRQEITIEQLQIVTQRAASDTAATAAQINIDNDVTIINYARGAAEDPEDDADEPDELRSLFASAEGDAVFLANPNDVAVTVTLTEQAGSVETITLAAGESVTRELDAGTYTMTAETGEGEDVEVAGRDELTVSVGGVFQSLETTVDDRILAVDNPNDERVVVDVQRDGEAVETIVVPADYEVLRVLEPGNYTLTAETVDGESVPVDGGEAAQITVEDGEADDGEPIDLDAAVENGTLTVENPSETAVEATVTADDGDEQTFDVPAGEAATESLEPGNYTLTAAAEDNRTVQIGGQSEVTFEVEGGVVPMPRVNAALTVENQTGNGSALNVSSATATEPFVIEAEANGTTGTSAEYEANESAENVSIPLEPPLANDSDATVSVVDAETDEEFVNETIEYDVTAPEPVPSDATLNVTDQMGNGSVLNVTSANASVDYYVAAEYDGETVRTDNLSAGESVENLTLPLDPPVENDTAVNVSVRAAADDGELANETVEYEVDDGAEDGAQPNASVTFEDQNATDGDVLVASATLPEGGFVAVHANSTNGTDDVIGASEYLQAGEQLNVTVPLDAPLDETTALSATVHRDTDGDQALNYSASGGEVDVPYENATGATAADEATVSVAPVREPTALNVENQDGNGSVLNVTSANAGVDYVVEAEADGSTAASDEFVAGEGAENLTLDLEPPLENDTTVNVSVVDAANDTELANESVEYDVTKDGVAPGPAGNLTVEDQAGNGSELVVANASASVDYVVEAEADGATATSDQFDADESVQNLTLDLEPPLENDSTVNVSVVDAANDTELANESVEYDVTAAAPTAPTANLTVEDQRGHGSVLNVTSANASVDYYVAAEYDGESVRSENLSAGEAVENLTLPLDPPIENDTTVDVAVRAAVDDTELANESVEYQVTEEAEPTANVTVENQTANYTHVDLASADLSEGGFVALHANSTNGTDDVLGVSAYLEPGEYEALSIELDEPIYRNGTLNATVYRDADDDGSFSPAADAETGDVPYVNATSAPVSDEASVTVPNATVAFADQTSNGSAAVVRSANLSEGGFLTLWNAPPGAADATESVIGTSAYLQPGEYENVTVPLSENLTENATLYAVAHRDTDDDEQADFVATAGEVDQPYLNWSGEVVNDSATVSVEQRPEAPTLSVESIAVVDNETALVTFATSNPNAGALNPAESEFTAGTTADQPPDAIVPGDGAITVEWTPESTDEQLVWTANLSNLGLDNATAETQPADEIEGLLEPPEEPETDAEGDAAEGDGAEDDAAEGDEAEDDAAEGDEAEDDAAEGEEGEPIGPDEETPTNGSTEAPAGDSETNESGAANGAA; via the coding sequence ATGTCACCGAACGGCGGCGGGCAGCGGGAGCGTAGAGTATCGACGAGCGTCAAGCGTTTCGCGGTCGTCTTCGTCGCGGCGGCGATGGTGCTCTCCGCGGGCGCACCGTTCGCCGCCGCCCAGACGCAGACTGGCGGGTCGGACGCGCAGATGGAGGGCGGCGCCGACGAGGAGTGGACGTCGGCCCCGGAACTGCTCGAGCTGAACGGCAGCGGCGGGGACGCCCTGAACAGCGGCGACGGGGATGCGTCGAACGGCGCTAACGCATCTAACGACACGCGGACGGCCGTCGAATCGGCGGTCGACGAGACCGTCGTCCGACTCCAGAGGCAGGGCGTCAGCGTGAACCAGAGCCAGCGGGACGCAGCGGTCGACGGGGCCGTCGCGGCGGCCGAACAGCACCAGAACGCGACCGTCGAGCAGCTCCAGAACGCGAGCGCCGGCGCGGTTGCGGGAACGCTGTTCCAGAGCCAGAACGTCAGCGCCGAGCAGGTCCAGTACGCGACCGCTGGCGCGGCCCACGGCGCGCTCTCCCAGCGTCAGTCCGTCGCGGCCACGCAGCTCCAGCACGCCGCCTACGGTGCGGCGCACGGTGCCGTCGCCCAGCGGCAGAACGCGACGGTCAGGCAGGTCCAGGTCGTCGCGCAGGGCGCCGCCGCGGGAGCGGCCCACGAGGCCGGCAAGAACGAATCGACCCAGCCCGGCGCGGTGCGTGAGGCCGCGCAGGGCGGCGCGTTCGGCGCGCTCGTCGGACAGAACGCCACGATCGAGCAGCGGCAGAACGTCACGATCGAACAGCGCCAGACTGCGGCGGTCGGCGCGGCCGAGGGCGCGCTGTCCCAGCACCAGAACGCCTCGGTCAAGCAGATTCAGATCGCCGCCATCGGCGCTGCGCAGGGCGCGCTGACGATCGAACAGCGTCAGGAAGTGACGGTCGAACAGACGCAGGCCGCCGCCAGGGGTGCCTCCAGCGGCGCGCTGCGGCAGGTTCAGCGGGTGACGGTCACGCAGATCCAGCAGGCGGCGACTGGCGCCGCGAAGGGGGCTATCTCGCAGTCCCAGACGGCAAGCGTCACCCAGATACAGGCCGCCGCGACTGGCGGGGCATCCGGCGTCGTCCGGCAGGTCCAGTCCGTCACCGTCGTCCAGATTCAGGAGGCGGCGGCCGGCGCCGCGTCGGGCGCCGCGCGGTCCGCGGCCCAGAACCAGGTCGTGAACGTCCAGCAGATCCAGGCCGCCGCCGCGGGCGCCGGCCAGGGGACCATCGTCCAGGTCCAGCAGATCAACGTCGTCCAGATCCAGATCATCGCCGCGAGCGCCGCCGACGGCGCGCTCTCCCAGCACCAGACGGCCAGCGTTACCCAGATCCAGTCGGCCGCCCAGGGCGCGTCTCAGGGCGCGGTCTCGGTGACCCAGCGACAGGAGATCACGATCGAGCAGCTCCAGATCGTCACCCAGCGCGCCGCGTCGGACACCGCGGCCACCGCGGCGCAGATCAACATCGACAACGACGTGACGATCATCAACTACGCGCGCGGCGCCGCCGAGGACCCCGAGGACGACGCCGACGAGCCCGACGAGCTGCGGAGCCTGTTCGCCTCGGCCGAGGGCGACGCGGTGTTCCTAGCGAACCCGAACGACGTCGCGGTGACAGTCACGCTCACCGAGCAGGCGGGCAGCGTGGAGACGATCACTCTCGCCGCTGGTGAGTCCGTCACCCGCGAGCTCGACGCGGGCACGTACACGATGACCGCCGAGACCGGCGAGGGCGAGGACGTTGAGGTCGCCGGCCGCGACGAGCTCACCGTCTCCGTCGGCGGCGTCTTCCAGAGCCTGGAGACGACCGTCGACGACCGGATCCTCGCGGTCGACAACCCGAACGACGAGCGCGTCGTCGTCGACGTCCAGCGGGACGGCGAGGCGGTGGAGACCATCGTCGTGCCCGCCGACTACGAGGTGCTCAGGGTCCTCGAACCCGGGAACTACACGCTGACCGCCGAGACGGTCGACGGCGAGTCCGTCCCGGTCGACGGCGGCGAGGCGGCGCAGATCACGGTCGAGGACGGTGAGGCCGACGACGGCGAACCGATCGACCTCGACGCGGCGGTCGAGAACGGCACCCTCACCGTCGAGAATCCGTCGGAGACCGCGGTTGAAGCGACCGTGACCGCCGATGACGGCGACGAGCAGACCTTCGATGTGCCCGCCGGCGAGGCGGCGACCGAGTCGCTCGAGCCCGGCAACTACACTCTGACCGCGGCGGCCGAGGACAACCGCACGGTGCAGATCGGCGGCCAGTCCGAGGTCACGTTCGAGGTCGAGGGTGGCGTGGTGCCGATGCCCAGAGTGAACGCCGCACTGACCGTCGAGAACCAGACGGGCAACGGCTCCGCCCTGAACGTGTCGAGCGCGACGGCGACCGAGCCGTTCGTGATCGAGGCCGAGGCCAACGGCACGACCGGCACGAGCGCGGAGTACGAGGCTAACGAGTCGGCGGAGAACGTCTCCATCCCGCTCGAGCCGCCGCTGGCGAACGACTCCGACGCGACCGTGAGCGTCGTCGACGCCGAGACCGACGAGGAGTTCGTCAACGAGACGATCGAGTACGACGTGACTGCGCCGGAACCGGTCCCGTCCGACGCGACGCTGAACGTCACTGACCAGATGGGCAACGGCTCCGTCCTGAACGTCACGAGCGCGAACGCCAGCGTCGACTACTACGTCGCGGCCGAGTACGACGGCGAGACGGTCCGCACCGACAATCTGTCCGCGGGCGAGTCCGTCGAGAACCTGACCCTGCCGCTCGACCCGCCCGTCGAGAACGACACGGCGGTCAATGTCTCGGTCCGAGCGGCCGCTGACGACGGCGAACTCGCGAACGAGACCGTCGAGTACGAGGTCGACGACGGGGCGGAAGACGGAGCGCAGCCCAACGCTTCGGTCACGTTCGAGGACCAGAACGCGACCGACGGTGACGTCCTGGTCGCGTCCGCCACCCTGCCGGAGGGCGGATTCGTCGCGGTCCACGCGAACTCGACGAACGGCACCGACGACGTGATCGGCGCGTCGGAGTACCTCCAAGCGGGCGAGCAACTGAACGTGACCGTACCGCTTGACGCGCCGCTGGACGAGACGACCGCGCTGAGCGCGACGGTTCACCGGGATACCGACGGCGATCAGGCCCTCAACTACTCGGCGTCCGGCGGCGAGGTCGACGTGCCCTACGAGAACGCGACCGGCGCGACCGCCGCCGACGAGGCGACCGTGAGCGTCGCGCCGGTCCGCGAACCGACCGCACTGAACGTCGAAAACCAGGACGGCAACGGGTCCGTCCTGAACGTCACGAGCGCGAACGCCGGCGTCGACTACGTGGTCGAGGCCGAGGCCGACGGGTCGACGGCGGCCAGCGACGAGTTCGTGGCCGGCGAGGGTGCCGAGAATCTCACGCTCGACCTCGAACCGCCGCTGGAGAACGACACCACGGTGAACGTGAGCGTAGTCGACGCGGCGAACGACACCGAGCTCGCGAACGAATCCGTCGAGTACGACGTTACCAAGGACGGAGTCGCGCCCGGGCCCGCCGGGAACCTGACGGTCGAGGACCAGGCGGGCAACGGCTCCGAGCTGGTCGTCGCGAACGCGAGCGCGTCGGTCGACTACGTCGTCGAGGCCGAGGCCGACGGTGCGACTGCGACCAGCGACCAGTTCGACGCCGACGAGTCCGTACAGAATCTCACGCTCGACCTCGAACCGCCGCTGGAGAACGACTCTACGGTGAACGTGAGCGTAGTCGACGCGGCGAACGACACCGAACTCGCGAACGAATCCGTCGAGTACGACGTGACGGCGGCGGCGCCGACCGCACCGACGGCCAACCTGACCGTCGAGGACCAGCGTGGTCACGGGTCGGTGCTGAACGTCACGAGCGCGAACGCCAGCGTCGACTACTACGTCGCGGCGGAGTACGACGGCGAGTCGGTCCGGAGCGAGAACCTGTCCGCGGGCGAGGCGGTCGAGAACCTGACTCTGCCGCTCGACCCGCCGATCGAGAACGACACGACCGTCGACGTCGCCGTCCGCGCCGCCGTTGACGACACCGAACTTGCGAACGAGTCGGTCGAGTACCAGGTCACCGAGGAAGCCGAACCCACCGCGAACGTGACCGTCGAGAACCAGACGGCCAACTACACGCACGTCGACCTGGCGTCGGCGGACCTCTCCGAGGGCGGGTTCGTCGCGCTGCACGCGAACTCGACGAACGGGACCGACGACGTCCTCGGGGTCTCGGCGTACCTCGAACCCGGCGAGTACGAGGCCCTCTCGATCGAACTCGACGAGCCGATCTACCGGAACGGAACGCTGAACGCCACCGTCTACCGCGACGCCGACGACGACGGGTCGTTCAGCCCGGCGGCCGATGCCGAGACCGGCGACGTCCCCTACGTGAACGCGACCAGTGCGCCCGTCAGCGACGAGGCGTCCGTGACCGTCCCGAACGCGACGGTCGCGTTCGCGGACCAGACCTCGAACGGCTCCGCCGCGGTGGTCCGCTCCGCGAACCTCTCCGAGGGCGGTTTCCTGACGCTGTGGAACGCGCCGCCCGGGGCAGCCGACGCGACCGAATCGGTCATCGGGACATCGGCGTACCTCCAGCCGGGCGAGTACGAGAACGTCACCGTCCCGCTGTCGGAGAATCTGACGGAGAACGCCACCCTCTACGCGGTGGCACACCGCGACACTGACGACGACGAGCAGGCGGACTTCGTCGCGACCGCCGGCGAGGTCGATCAGCCGTACCTGAACTGGAGCGGCGAGGTCGTCAACGACAGCGCTACCGTGAGCGTCGAGCAGCGGCCCGAGGCCCCGACGCTGAGCGTCGAATCGATCGCCGTCGTCGACAACGAGACGGCGCTGGTCACCTTCGCGACGTCCAACCCCAACGCGGGGGCGCTGAACCCGGCCGAGAGCGAGTTCACCGCCGGCACCACCGCCGACCAGCCGCCCGACGCCATCGTCCCCGGTGACGGAGCGATCACCGTCGAGTGGACGCCCGAGTCGACCGACGAGCAGCTGGTCTGGACCGCGAACCTCTCGAACCTCGGGCTGGACAACGCGACGGCGGAGACCCAGCCCGCCGACGAGATCGAGGGGCTGCTTGAACCGCCTGAGGAGCCGGAGACGGACGCTGAGGGCGACGCAGCGGAAGGTGACGGAGCGGAGGACGACGCGGCGGAAGGTGACGAAGCGGAGGACGACGCGGCGGAAGGTGACGAAGCGGAGGACGACGCGGCGGAGGGAGAAGAGGGCGAACCGATCGGACCGGACGAGGAGACGCCGACGAACGGATCAACCGAGGCCCCGGCCGGTGACTCTGAGACGAACGAGAGTGGAGCAGCGAACGGAGCGGCCTAG
- a CDS encoding replication factor C large subunit — translation MADWTETYRPSTLAEVRGNDKARDALQEWAETWDEHREAVIVHGSPGVGKTSAAHALAADMDWPTIELNASDSRTKDVIERVAGEAAKSGTLSAGGSGRRLVILDEADNIHGNADRGGSRAVTSLVKEAGQPMILIANEYYEMSNGLRNNCEDIEFRDVSKRSIVPVLRDVLRQEGIEFEDDALTTIAEQNSGDLRGAIKDLQAIADGRDRLEADDVVTGERDTTEGVFDFLDTVIKKAGAQEALEASYDVDETPDDLINWIEDNMPKDYEGAELARAYHYLANADRWLGRVRATQNYSFWRYAGDNMTAGVAAARDGEKGGWTRYGPPSYWSKLGRSKSTRNTRDHVARQIAAVNGVSMRTARREIMPFLATMTHHCKNRELTVAMAAQYDMDAEHVSFVTGSGKDTNKVQSIVEDAERLKEEAAVESSEGAFEGASVDAGNDGEEPEDGDDDGDTGESGSSDGQSTLDGSAGDEGGDEEAAEDDSVDAEDAGEDEQQTGLGDFA, via the coding sequence ATGGCTGACTGGACGGAGACGTACCGCCCCTCCACCCTGGCCGAGGTGCGGGGCAACGACAAGGCCCGCGACGCCCTGCAGGAGTGGGCCGAGACCTGGGACGAGCACCGCGAGGCCGTCATCGTCCACGGCTCGCCCGGGGTGGGCAAGACCTCCGCCGCGCACGCGCTGGCCGCGGACATGGACTGGCCGACCATCGAACTCAACGCCAGCGACTCGCGCACGAAGGACGTCATCGAGCGGGTCGCCGGCGAGGCCGCCAAGTCCGGAACGCTCTCGGCCGGCGGATCGGGCCGCCGGCTGGTGATCCTCGACGAGGCCGACAACATCCACGGCAACGCCGACCGCGGCGGCTCCCGGGCGGTCACCTCGCTGGTCAAGGAGGCCGGCCAGCCGATGATCCTCATCGCCAACGAGTACTACGAGATGAGCAACGGCCTCCGGAACAACTGCGAGGACATCGAGTTCCGCGACGTCTCCAAGCGCTCCATCGTGCCGGTCCTGAGGGACGTCCTCCGGCAGGAGGGCATCGAGTTCGAGGACGACGCGCTGACGACGATCGCCGAGCAGAACAGCGGCGACCTCCGGGGCGCGATCAAGGACCTCCAGGCCATCGCCGACGGACGGGACCGACTGGAGGCCGACGACGTCGTCACCGGCGAGCGCGACACCACCGAGGGCGTGTTCGACTTCCTCGACACCGTCATCAAGAAAGCGGGCGCTCAGGAGGCGCTGGAAGCGAGCTACGACGTCGACGAGACCCCGGACGACCTCATCAACTGGATCGAGGACAACATGCCCAAGGACTACGAGGGCGCTGAACTCGCCCGGGCCTACCACTACCTCGCCAACGCCGACCGCTGGCTCGGCCGCGTCCGCGCGACGCAGAACTACTCGTTCTGGCGCTACGCCGGCGACAACATGACCGCCGGCGTCGCCGCCGCCCGCGACGGCGAGAAGGGCGGCTGGACCCGCTACGGCCCGCCCTCCTACTGGTCGAAGCTCGGCCGCTCGAAGAGCACCCGGAACACCCGCGACCACGTCGCCCGGCAGATCGCCGCCGTCAACGGCGTCTCGATGCGGACCGCCCGCCGGGAGATCATGCCGTTCCTGGCGACGATGACCCACCACTGCAAGAACCGCGAGCTCACCGTCGCCATGGCCGCCCAGTACGACATGGACGCGGAGCACGTCTCCTTCGTGACGGGGTCGGGCAAGGACACCAACAAGGTCCAGTCCATCGTCGAGGACGCCGAGCGCCTGAAGGAGGAGGCCGCCGTCGAGTCCTCGGAGGGCGCATTCGAAGGCGCGAGCGTCGACGCCGGGAACGACGGCGAGGAGCCGGAGGACGGCGATGACGACGGCGACACCGGCGAAAGCGGGTCGTCCGACGGCCAGTCCACGCTCGACGGCAGCGCCGGCGACGAGGGAGGCGATGAAGAAGCGGCCGAAGACGACTCCGTCGACGCCGAGGATGCCGGGGAGGACGAGCAACAGACCGGCCTCGGCGACTTCGCGTAG
- a CDS encoding YihY/virulence factor BrkB family protein: MVSTSNVLGVGKRVFSDFSEKNVTFMAAGLAYYAFVSLAPALLLLVLVLTTLGVGLKQRIVQTVQNYVPGPVSSVVAQILQSEASIAGTGIIGLVVILWGALKIFRGLDTAFSEIYETESDNSFTDTLRDGLVVLLAILLAVVTVVGATLIFGIFADTIPLLGLLTPLILVAGLALAFYPMFYVFPDVDMELKDPVPGVLFAAVGWAIFQGLFQVYLSFSDPGSGGFAGGIIVVITYLYFSSLVFLLGAVLNAVLGGHSSGKPGGVGRGSATHRTVRKESLDRRELGNYLDGLRTDLLGYDGVTPSPTQGEEEHGPPEGDVRLVEHASADGDERSVTLQWEVAEDRPEGPAADARSPEDAGATRRSGDSGRPRGAGGDD; encoded by the coding sequence ATGGTCTCGACCTCGAACGTCCTCGGCGTCGGGAAGCGCGTGTTCAGCGACTTCTCGGAGAAGAACGTCACGTTCATGGCCGCGGGGCTGGCGTACTACGCCTTCGTCTCGCTCGCGCCGGCGTTGCTACTGCTCGTTCTCGTGCTGACGACGCTCGGTGTGGGGCTCAAACAGCGGATCGTCCAGACGGTCCAGAACTACGTGCCCGGCCCGGTGTCGAGCGTCGTCGCGCAGATCCTCCAGAGCGAGGCCTCGATCGCCGGCACGGGGATCATCGGGCTCGTCGTCATCCTCTGGGGCGCGCTCAAGATCTTCCGCGGGCTCGACACCGCGTTCTCGGAGATCTACGAGACCGAGTCGGACAACTCCTTTACCGACACGCTCCGGGACGGGCTCGTCGTGCTCCTGGCGATCCTCCTCGCGGTGGTGACCGTGGTCGGCGCCACGCTGATCTTCGGCATCTTCGCCGACACGATCCCCCTGCTCGGCCTGCTGACGCCCCTGATCCTCGTGGCCGGGCTCGCGCTCGCTTTCTACCCGATGTTCTACGTCTTCCCCGACGTCGACATGGAGCTGAAAGACCCTGTTCCCGGGGTGCTGTTCGCGGCCGTCGGCTGGGCGATCTTCCAGGGACTGTTCCAGGTGTACCTGTCGTTCAGCGATCCGGGATCGGGCGGCTTCGCGGGCGGCATCATCGTCGTCATCACCTACCTCTACTTCTCCAGCCTCGTCTTCCTGCTCGGGGCCGTCCTCAACGCCGTGCTCGGCGGCCACTCCTCGGGCAAGCCCGGCGGAGTCGGCAGGGGTTCGGCCACTCACAGGACGGTCCGGAAGGAGTCGCTGGACCGGCGCGAGCTGGGCAACTACCTCGACGGGCTCCGGACAGATCTGCTGGGCTACGACGGCGTCACGCCCTCGCCGACCCAGGGCGAGGAGGAACACGGTCCGCCCGAGGGCGACGTCCGGCTGGTCGAGCACGCCTCCGCCGACGGAGACGAGCGGTCGGTCACCCTCCAGTGGGAGGTCGCGGAGGACCGTCCCGAGGGGCCGGCAGCGGACGCTCGGAGCCCCGAGGACGCCGGCGCAACCCGACGCTCGGGCGACTCCGGCAGGCCGCGGGGGGCGGGCGGCGACGACTGA